Proteins co-encoded in one Waddlia chondrophila WSU 86-1044 genomic window:
- a CDS encoding sugar-binding protein yields the protein MHELSPVTPINFFQLSADLLYLSEENGLYSLDGKNRRRYLLPDTSVLCGEENFAEASMGWCEKGLAFYFKVDHPFERSYYPDVYRGDSVEVFIDTRDVKTSGYNTRFCHHFFFLPEPLEGIQAGEMTHFRTEDRHELCDAELLKVKAKKTSKGYDLQGWIPSGCLVGYDPGQFQRIGLTYRINRNAFVSQHFSVISDDYRLEEQPSLWSQMRLVR from the coding sequence GTGCATGAACTTTCTCCGGTAACACCGATCAATTTTTTTCAGTTAAGCGCTGATCTGCTTTATTTAAGTGAAGAAAACGGACTCTATTCGCTTGATGGTAAAAATCGAAGAAGGTATTTGCTTCCGGATACTTCGGTGTTATGCGGAGAAGAAAATTTTGCTGAAGCGAGCATGGGATGGTGTGAAAAAGGATTGGCATTTTACTTTAAAGTGGACCATCCTTTTGAACGGAGTTATTACCCTGATGTGTATCGAGGGGATAGCGTCGAAGTGTTTATCGATACGCGCGATGTCAAAACATCCGGTTACAATACCCGTTTCTGCCATCATTTTTTCTTTCTGCCAGAACCTCTCGAAGGGATACAGGCAGGAGAGATGACCCATTTCCGCACAGAAGATCGGCATGAGCTTTGCGATGCAGAATTGCTGAAAGTGAAAGCAAAAAAGACAAGCAAGGGGTATGATCTGCAAGGCTGGATACCAAGCGGATGTCTTGTCGGCTATGATCCCGGGCAGTTTCAGAGAATCGGATTGACGTACCGTATCAATCGCAACGCGTTTGTTTCGCAACATTTTTCCGTCATTTCAGATGATTATCGATTAGAGGAGCAGCCATCGCTATGGAGTCAAATGAGGTTGGTCAGATGA
- the gcvH gene encoding glycine cleavage system protein GcvH has product MKYTESHEWIDLEGSIGTVGVTDYAQKELGDIVYVELPEVGKEVNAGDEIAVLESTKAAADIYAPVSGTIIEVNEVLNDQPEEINISPMDDGWLFKIELKDKDELDQLMSQSEYLETVQ; this is encoded by the coding sequence ATGAAATATACCGAATCACATGAATGGATCGATTTGGAAGGCAGTATCGGAACAGTCGGCGTGACCGATTACGCGCAGAAAGAGCTGGGAGATATTGTTTATGTCGAGTTGCCGGAAGTGGGCAAAGAGGTCAATGCTGGAGATGAAATTGCCGTGCTGGAATCGACGAAGGCAGCAGCTGATATTTACGCTCCGGTTAGTGGAACGATTATCGAAGTTAACGAAGTGCTGAACGACCAGCCAGAGGAGATTAACATTTCTCCTATGGATGATGGATGGTTGTTTAAGATTGAGTTGAAGGACAAGGATGAGTTAGATCAGCTAATGAGCCAATCAGAGTATTTGGAGACTGTTCAGTAG
- the gcvPB gene encoding aminomethyl-transferring glycine dehydrogenase subunit GcvPB — translation MIKTIFEKSQKNQKAFSLPKSEDAFDVYQPPKEYLRGDQLSLPEVSEIDLTRHYSGLAHRNMGIDTHFYPLGSCTMKLNPRVNEWAAALPGFTRTHPLAPDSLVQGNLQVIEETLSFLSDLCGMECGSLNPNAGAQGEFVGIRMIAAYHREKGQTDRYELLIPDSAHGTNPATAAAAGFKIVSIPTDEKGDIDLEKLKSACSEKTAGLMLTNPNTLGLFSPVIMQIAEIVHAAGGLLYYDGANLNPMMGIVRPGDMGFDVMHINLHKTFSTPHGGGGPGSGPVLCKKRLEPYLPVPRVKKEEERYCVEWSNETSIGKISSFYGNFAIYLRAYLYIKLHGVYGLRKIAEMAVLNANYLKAKLGDLFTVPYPQPCMHEFVIQADNYLDKGVRALDIAKRLLDYGCHAPTIYFPLIVKECMLIEPTESESLATLDRFVEILEKIVEEIHSDPDLVKNAPYSLPSTRLDEVKAAKEPILNAL, via the coding sequence GTGATTAAGACAATTTTTGAGAAATCGCAAAAAAATCAAAAAGCGTTCAGCCTTCCCAAATCAGAGGACGCTTTTGATGTTTACCAACCCCCTAAAGAGTATTTAAGGGGCGATCAGCTTTCTTTGCCTGAAGTTTCTGAGATCGACTTAACGCGTCATTATTCCGGTTTGGCGCACCGCAATATGGGGATTGATACCCATTTTTACCCTTTGGGCAGCTGTACGATGAAGCTAAATCCTCGTGTTAATGAATGGGCAGCAGCGTTGCCGGGGTTTACGCGCACGCATCCCCTGGCACCCGATTCCCTTGTTCAAGGCAATTTGCAGGTAATTGAAGAAACGTTATCCTTCCTTTCCGATTTGTGCGGCATGGAATGCGGTTCTCTCAATCCGAATGCAGGGGCGCAAGGAGAGTTTGTCGGTATTAGGATGATCGCTGCTTACCATCGGGAAAAGGGGCAAACGGATCGCTATGAGCTGTTGATTCCTGATAGCGCGCATGGAACCAACCCTGCAACGGCTGCGGCTGCTGGTTTCAAGATCGTTTCGATCCCTACTGATGAGAAAGGAGATATCGATCTTGAGAAGTTAAAAAGCGCCTGCTCCGAAAAAACAGCAGGGTTGATGCTGACAAATCCCAACACCTTGGGGCTCTTTAGTCCTGTGATTATGCAGATTGCTGAGATTGTGCACGCGGCAGGAGGACTTCTCTACTACGATGGGGCGAACCTTAATCCGATGATGGGAATTGTCCGCCCGGGGGATATGGGATTTGACGTGATGCATATTAATTTGCACAAGACGTTTTCCACTCCCCATGGCGGGGGCGGACCTGGATCGGGCCCTGTTTTGTGTAAAAAGCGGCTTGAACCCTATTTGCCGGTGCCTCGTGTAAAAAAAGAGGAGGAGCGGTATTGCGTTGAGTGGAGCAATGAAACATCGATTGGGAAAATCTCCTCTTTTTATGGAAATTTTGCCATTTATCTTCGCGCTTATCTTTACATAAAGCTTCATGGAGTTTATGGATTGCGCAAGATCGCAGAAATGGCAGTGCTTAATGCTAACTATCTCAAGGCAAAACTTGGAGATTTGTTCACAGTTCCTTATCCTCAGCCTTGCATGCATGAATTTGTGATTCAAGCAGACAATTATCTGGATAAAGGGGTCAGAGCGCTTGATATTGCTAAACGGCTGCTTGACTATGGATGCCACGCGCCCACGATCTATTTCCCTTTGATTGTGAAAGAGTGCATGCTCATTGAGCCAACCGAGTCGGAGTCGCTGGCTACTTTGGACCGTTTTGTTGAGATTTTAGAGAAAATCGTCGAAGAGATCCATTCCGATCCCGATCTGGTTAAAAATGCCCCTTATAGCCTCCCTTCGACGCGTTTAGATGAAGTGAAAGCTGCTAAAGAGCCGATTCTGAATGCGCTCTAG
- the nqrE gene encoding NADH:ubiquinone reductase (Na(+)-transporting) subunit E, whose amino-acid sequence MWMGNYEPINLLGLLIQSIFIENFIFANFLGMCTYLACSSRMKTANGLGIAVVFVLTVAGVLNWFVHRFVTGAGALSWLSAFGIDASGINLNFLEFLLFISVIAAFVQVIEIVIEKVSPALYMTLGVYLPLITVNCAILGACLFAVTRDYPFFPNLVYVFGAGAGWWLAIALIAAIREKLAVSNVVPAIKGMGITFIATGLISMSFSGFTGIKLAAPTGSEFDGEAKTAVIEQEATPVARAHSESAL is encoded by the coding sequence ATGTGGATGGGAAATTACGAACCGATCAACCTTTTGGGGCTTTTGATCCAGTCAATCTTTATTGAAAATTTCATCTTCGCTAACTTCTTGGGCATGTGTACCTATTTGGCCTGCTCTTCGCGCATGAAGACTGCCAACGGGCTTGGAATCGCAGTTGTTTTCGTTCTGACAGTCGCCGGTGTGCTCAATTGGTTTGTTCACCGCTTTGTCACAGGAGCAGGCGCTTTATCCTGGCTCAGCGCTTTTGGAATAGACGCCTCAGGGATCAACTTAAACTTTCTTGAATTCCTTCTCTTTATTTCCGTCATTGCAGCATTTGTGCAAGTGATTGAAATTGTGATCGAAAAAGTCTCTCCGGCCCTCTACATGACATTAGGGGTGTACTTGCCTTTGATTACGGTCAACTGCGCAATTTTAGGAGCATGCCTGTTTGCGGTCACTAGAGACTACCCTTTCTTTCCCAACCTCGTTTATGTTTTCGGCGCAGGCGCAGGCTGGTGGCTGGCAATCGCTCTAATCGCAGCCATTCGGGAAAAACTCGCCGTATCTAACGTTGTGCCAGCCATTAAGGGAATGGGAATCACATTCATTGCCACAGGCTTGATTTCAATGTCTTTTTCAGGATTTACCGGAATTAAGCTTGCCGCCCCAACAGGCAGTGAATTTGATGGAGAGGCAAAAACCGCAGTGATCGAACAAGAGGCAACTCCTGTTGCTAGAGCGCATTCAGAATCGGCTCTTTAG
- the nqrD gene encoding NADH:ubiquinone reductase (Na(+)-transporting) subunit D: MSKPTAVSYFKEQLWHSNQILVAILGICSALGITNRLSVAITMGVSVSLVTACSSFFVSLLRNVTPDSVRMITQLAIISVFVTIIDQFMKAYMFPLSKVMSVFVGLIITNCIVMGRAESMAKNIEPIPAFMDGLGAGAGYMLVICAVGVIREVFGFGQLLGYQVIPQSWYATPDAPFGYENFSLMVSPPAAFFIIGGFIWLYNIASGEKHS, encoded by the coding sequence ATGTCTAAACCCACAGCAGTCAGCTATTTCAAAGAGCAGCTATGGCACAGCAACCAGATCCTCGTAGCGATTCTGGGAATTTGTTCTGCTCTGGGAATCACGAATCGATTATCGGTGGCGATCACCATGGGAGTGTCAGTCAGCTTAGTCACTGCCTGCTCTTCATTTTTTGTTTCCCTTCTGCGAAACGTTACACCAGACAGCGTGCGGATGATCACCCAGTTGGCAATCATCTCCGTTTTTGTGACTATCATCGACCAGTTTATGAAGGCTTATATGTTTCCTCTCTCTAAAGTGATGAGCGTCTTTGTGGGATTGATTATCACGAACTGTATCGTCATGGGAAGAGCGGAAAGCATGGCAAAAAATATCGAGCCGATTCCTGCGTTTATGGATGGACTTGGTGCAGGCGCCGGCTACATGTTGGTGATCTGTGCCGTTGGAGTGATCCGGGAGGTTTTCGGTTTCGGCCAATTGCTCGGCTATCAAGTCATTCCTCAAAGCTGGTACGCAACACCCGATGCGCCTTTCGGCTATGAGAATTTTTCTTTGATGGTCAGCCCGCCGGCCGCTTTTTTTATTATAGGGGGATTCATTTGGTTGTACAACATAGCCAGCGGCGAAAAACACTCGTAA
- a CDS encoding caspase family protein, producing MKIVKFAFILIFCAAATIRLEAATLHTILVGDTMDESIGDSTVMDLFKMRRQMEKVAKYSGMEHHQVKISGYEVLADNILGALDLLQCGEDDVVVFYYSGHGYRTESKEGNPWPNLYFSIESKGIDLSHIRDLLEAKNPRFLIVIADVCNSFVPDEFAPPLMQKFWSCSAIEEIAAANYRSLFLETSGTLMISSSEVGEYSWGTMKGGLFTVAFLQNLEKTAESDSYPEWELILDKTAQAISDVQHPQWDLNLRIGSKEDS from the coding sequence ATGAAAATCGTCAAATTTGCGTTTATTCTGATTTTTTGCGCTGCAGCAACAATTAGACTAGAAGCGGCGACTTTGCACACGATTTTAGTGGGTGATACAATGGATGAAAGTATTGGCGATTCGACTGTGATGGATCTATTCAAAATGCGTCGTCAGATGGAGAAAGTGGCTAAGTATTCGGGAATGGAGCATCATCAGGTCAAGATCAGCGGCTATGAAGTGCTCGCTGACAATATATTGGGTGCGCTTGATCTACTTCAATGTGGAGAAGACGATGTGGTGGTTTTTTATTACTCGGGGCATGGATATCGGACAGAAAGCAAGGAAGGAAATCCTTGGCCCAATCTCTATTTTTCAATTGAGAGTAAAGGGATCGATCTTTCACATATCCGCGATCTGCTAGAGGCAAAAAATCCACGTTTTTTGATTGTAATCGCAGATGTATGCAACAGCTTTGTTCCTGATGAATTCGCACCTCCATTGATGCAAAAATTTTGGAGCTGCAGCGCTATTGAGGAGATTGCCGCAGCCAACTACCGCTCTCTCTTTTTAGAAACCTCGGGGACGTTGATGATCAGCAGTTCTGAAGTTGGCGAGTATTCCTGGGGAACAATGAAAGGCGGGCTGTTCACTGTTGCATTTTTGCAAAATCTTGAAAAAACTGCCGAAAGCGATAGTTATCCTGAATGGGAGCTTATTTTAGACAAAACGGCCCAGGCAATTTCAGATGTTCAGCATCCTCAGTGGGATTTGAATCTGCGGATAGGTTCTAAAGAAGATTCTTAA
- the gcvT gene encoding glycine cleavage system aminomethyltransferase GcvT, whose protein sequence is MESNEVGQMKTGLYDRHVALGAKMVEFAGWEMPVQYTGVIHEHNAVREKVGIFDVSHMGRVLIKGPGAEKLMDYLSTNRILGKKEFTATYTVWCDRSGGCIDDLIVYREGPESFFIVVNAGNREKDLNHLKEVAKDFDASIEERYQDGILAVQGPNAKPLMSRLFSEAEGLKPMHFVLIEDQVVLSGTGYTGSGGYELYGPMDAIAPLWDRLLEEGQAFGIQPVGLGARDTLRLEMGFPLYGHELSADIAPNESVASWAVKWDKEDFLGRQALESLEASGSKRTQAGVILKEKGIAREGCGVFRGEKKIGTVTSGTMSPSLKQAIAIILVEGKIVSGETIDIEIRGKRVKAEIVPLPFWRKEL, encoded by the coding sequence ATGGAGTCAAATGAGGTTGGTCAGATGAAGACAGGATTGTATGATCGCCATGTCGCTTTGGGGGCGAAAATGGTCGAGTTTGCCGGCTGGGAGATGCCGGTGCAATATACAGGCGTGATTCATGAGCATAATGCTGTACGGGAAAAGGTAGGGATATTCGATGTCTCGCATATGGGAAGGGTTTTGATTAAAGGGCCTGGAGCTGAAAAACTCATGGATTATCTATCGACAAACCGAATTTTAGGAAAAAAAGAGTTTACGGCAACCTATACAGTTTGGTGCGATCGTTCGGGCGGTTGTATCGATGATTTGATCGTTTACAGAGAAGGGCCTGAAAGCTTTTTTATCGTTGTCAATGCAGGCAATCGGGAAAAAGACCTCAATCACTTAAAAGAAGTCGCAAAGGATTTTGATGCATCTATCGAGGAGAGGTATCAGGACGGCATTTTGGCTGTTCAAGGGCCGAATGCAAAGCCGCTGATGAGTCGGCTGTTTTCGGAGGCTGAAGGGCTTAAGCCGATGCATTTTGTTCTTATCGAAGATCAGGTTGTGCTTTCGGGAACCGGATATACCGGGTCTGGCGGCTACGAGCTATATGGTCCGATGGATGCGATCGCGCCCTTATGGGATAGGCTTCTGGAAGAAGGGCAAGCGTTTGGCATTCAACCGGTCGGATTGGGCGCTCGCGATACGCTTCGTTTAGAGATGGGATTTCCACTGTATGGCCATGAACTGAGCGCCGATATCGCTCCCAACGAGTCTGTCGCTTCTTGGGCGGTGAAATGGGATAAGGAAGATTTTTTAGGGCGCCAGGCGTTGGAAAGTCTCGAGGCAAGCGGCAGTAAAAGGACGCAAGCCGGCGTCATCCTAAAGGAAAAAGGGATCGCGCGTGAAGGATGCGGCGTGTTCAGGGGGGAGAAAAAAATAGGAACGGTAACCTCCGGAACAATGTCTCCGAGTTTAAAACAGGCGATCGCAATCATTTTGGTTGAAGGGAAAATTGTGTCTGGGGAAACTATTGACATTGAGATCAGGGGAAAGCGCGTAAAGGCTGAAATTGTCCCCTTACCATTTTGGAGGAAAGAGTTATGA
- the gcvPA gene encoding aminomethyl-transferring glycine dehydrogenase subunit GcvPA — protein MDFVSNTDEQARHMLRTIGVESIGSLFSAIPEAIQLRSPTRDDGLSEYEGMRHLESLAAKNKFPEYDHYLGAGAYEHHTPAYLSAICQKSEFLTAYTPYQPEASQGMLQTIFEFQSAVCALTGLDAANASVYDGASACAEAVLMTARAQKKRNKVLIAASLHPHYRAVVDQYLGSQNIDLVEIPFLSDGTLDKEFLSGALDDQTISVLLQTPNFFGVIDSLKEVSRIIKESGALMILCANPLSFGLYQSADELGADIAVGDMQPFGLPLQFGGPYVGYMACKQNLIRQMPGRIVGETVDTEGRRGFVLTLQAREQHIRREKATSNICSNQALAALATLLGVLWYGRQGVKELALANYQRSAYLKEKLTALPGIFSFSNAPHLNEFVIKIEKPLEKLMERCLEERIVPGLVLERYYPQLKNHLLICATEIKSKAQLDRFIEVVARD, from the coding sequence ATGGATTTTGTTTCCAATACAGATGAGCAGGCAAGGCATATGCTGCGCACGATCGGTGTTGAATCGATTGGATCATTGTTCAGCGCCATTCCCGAGGCAATTCAACTTAGGTCCCCGACGCGAGATGATGGACTTTCTGAATACGAAGGGATGCGCCATTTAGAATCTCTTGCCGCTAAAAACAAATTTCCTGAATATGACCACTATCTTGGAGCTGGAGCTTACGAACACCATACCCCTGCATATCTATCCGCGATTTGTCAAAAATCTGAATTTTTAACTGCCTATACCCCTTATCAACCTGAGGCGTCTCAAGGGATGTTGCAGACGATTTTCGAATTTCAATCTGCTGTCTGCGCATTGACTGGCCTCGATGCTGCCAATGCATCGGTCTATGATGGAGCGAGCGCTTGTGCCGAGGCTGTCTTGATGACGGCCCGCGCCCAAAAGAAGCGGAACAAAGTGCTGATAGCGGCGAGCTTGCATCCCCATTATCGCGCTGTTGTTGACCAGTATTTGGGCAGTCAGAATATCGACTTGGTTGAGATTCCCTTTCTTTCGGACGGTACGCTGGACAAAGAATTTTTATCGGGTGCGTTGGACGATCAAACGATCTCTGTTCTTTTGCAAACTCCCAATTTCTTCGGCGTCATTGACTCCTTGAAGGAAGTGTCCCGCATCATCAAAGAAAGCGGCGCTTTGATGATTCTTTGCGCTAATCCGCTTAGTTTTGGGCTCTACCAATCGGCGGATGAACTAGGCGCTGATATTGCAGTAGGGGATATGCAGCCATTTGGACTTCCTTTGCAATTCGGCGGACCTTATGTCGGCTACATGGCTTGCAAACAAAACCTTATCAGGCAAATGCCGGGACGTATTGTCGGTGAAACTGTCGATACGGAAGGGAGAAGGGGATTTGTCCTCACGCTCCAAGCACGGGAACAGCACATTCGAAGGGAGAAAGCAACATCGAATATCTGTTCGAATCAAGCTTTGGCAGCTTTAGCGACCTTGCTTGGCGTGTTATGGTATGGACGGCAAGGGGTTAAAGAATTAGCTTTGGCAAATTATCAGAGAAGCGCTTATTTAAAGGAAAAATTAACTGCATTACCGGGCATTTTTAGCTTTTCCAACGCTCCGCATTTGAATGAATTTGTGATCAAAATAGAGAAGCCTTTAGAAAAGTTGATGGAGCGGTGTTTGGAAGAAAGAATTGTTCCCGGCCTTGTTTTGGAGCGCTATTACCCTCAACTGAAAAATCATCTTCTTATTTGCGCAACGGAAATCAAAAGCAAAGCGCAGCTGGATCGTTTTATCGAGGTGGTCGCACGTGATTAA